From one Lotus japonicus ecotype B-129 chromosome 3, LjGifu_v1.2 genomic stretch:
- the LOC130748988 gene encoding patellin-6-like — MQRFHLGLSQNTPFMMDSSLSSSSSPISLKNQNTPFQDPPQASPKPSKKSLVASLMGAATTLRTPSFKEDNYFISLLKSSEKKALQELKEKLLASSDSSSDSGSSMWGVPLLGGDDRADVILLKFLRARDFRVGEALNMLLKCLAWRKEFAAETVAEEDLGFKELEGVIAYMQGYDREGHPVCYNAYGVFRDKDMYERIFGDEEKLKKFLRWRVQVLERGIKLLHFKPGGVNSLIQVTDLKDMPKRELRVASNQILSLFQDNYPEMVARKIFINVPWYFSMLYSMFSPFLTQRTKSKFVISKEGNAAETLYKFIRPEDIPVQYGGLNRPSDLQNGPPKPASEFTVKGGEKVNIQIEGIEADATITWDIVVGGWDLEYSAEFVPNAEGSYTIAVEKPRKIGASEEAIHNSFTSKESGKMVLSVDNSASRKKKVAAYRYVVRKCSTS; from the exons ATGCAGAGATTCCATCTGGGTCTCTCTCAAAACACCCCCTTCATGATGGATTCTtccttatcatcatcatcatcccctATCTCCCTCAAAAACCAAAACACACCCTTTCAAGACCCTCCACAAGCTTCCCCAAAACCCTCCAAGAAAAGCTTGGTAGCTTCTCTAATGGGCGCTGCCACCACCCTCCGCACCCCTTCCTTCAAAGAAGACAACTACTTCATCTCCCTTCTCAAATCCTCTGAGAAGAAAGCCCTTCAGGAGCTCAAGGAAAAGCTCCTTGCTTCTTCTGattcttcttctgattctggTTCTTCCATGTGGGGTGTTCCTCTCCTTGGTGGTGATGACAGAGCTGATGTGATACTCTTGAAGTTTCTCAGAGCGAGGGACTTCAGGGTTGGTGAAGCTCTCAACATGCTTCTCAAGTGCTTGGCTTGGAGGAAAGAGTTTGCTGCTGAAACTGTTGCAGAAGAGGATTTGGGGTTCAAGGAGCTTGAAGGGGTGATTGCTTATATGCAAGGCTATGACAGAGAGGGACACCCTGTTTGCTACAATGCCTATGGGGTGTTCAGGGACAAGGACATGTATGAGAGGATTTTTGGAGATGAAGAGAAGCTGAAGAAGTTTCTAAGGTGGAGGGTTCAGGTCCTTGAAAGAGGGATCAAGCTTCTTCATTTTAAGCCTGGTGGGGTCAATTCTCTCATTCAGGTCACTGACCTTAAGGACATGCCCAAGAGAGAGCTCAGGGTGGCTTCTAATCAGATCCTTTCTCTGTTTCAAGACAATTACCCTGAAATGGTGGCTCGCAAG ATTTTCATCAATGTGCCCTGGTACTTTAGCATGTTGTATTCAATGTTCAGTCCATTTTTGACTCAAAGGACTAAGAGCAAGTTTGTAATCTCTAAGGAAGGAAATGCTGCAGAGACACTCTACAA ATTTATAAGGCCTGAAGACATTCCTGTTCAGTATGGAGGACTGAATCGTCCCAGCGATTTGCAGAATGGTCCCCCAAAACCTGCTTCTGAGTTCACTGTCAAAGGAGGGGAGAAAGTAAACATACAAATAGAAGGAATTGAG GCTGATGCAACTATCACGTGGGACATTGTGGTTGGAGGTTGGGACTTGGAATATAGTGCTGAGTTTGTCCCAAATGCTGAAGGAAGCTACACCATTGCAGTTGAGAAGCCAAGGAAGATTGGAGCCTCAGAAGAAGCAATTCACAACTCATTCACTTCTAAAGAATCTGGGAAAATGGTACTCTCTGTTGATAACTCTGCCTCCAGGAAGAAAAAGGTTGCTGCTTATCGCTATGTCGTCCGCAAATGTAGCACCAGTTGA